The Capsicum annuum cultivar UCD-10X-F1 chromosome 1, UCD10Xv1.1, whole genome shotgun sequence sequence GTGCTCTttaattttataatcttaaacatgtcacgtaaaaatttaaaattaaaaaaatgttaaaatgggacatgatcattctttttaaaacttaCTAAAAAGAAAAGCGGGCTTAACAAAGTGAAATAGAGGAAGTATATATTAGTCGATTCGTTTATTTTTGTCTTGTActctatattaaaaatatattttcacctCTTACTTTGTGCATACAataataacatacctagtgtggTTACATAATAAACGATCTGAAAAAAGATAAAGTGTACACAGACTTTACATCTATTTTAGAGGTAGATAAACTATTTCTGATTAGACCCTCACAAAAAACAGTCCAAAGAGGAATAAATATTCTTTCAACATTAATTTATTTTCCAATATCTATACATCAATTTAGTATAACTATAGAAGTATTATAAACTGCTTATATTAATcgttattttttaataaaagcataaattcaaaatatacacGTAAAGTTAAAGTGAATGGATGTAGTAACTgtaaacatatatatttgtaaCCGGCCCATGGGCGGTTCTATCCTGTTGAAACAAAGGCATTGCCTAACGCCCctaaatttgaggggcctcatttttttaaataataatatatattatgtgtaaaaattaaatgagcaaaattcagaaataTCATACTTATTTCCTTGATTATGaatttcatagcaacagtttcacaattacataatataacaagttgtattttatatttttgcaagctgttgctacaaaaatacaaatacatatgatttttactacccttatgatcgatatgtattttgtatttttacaaactgttgctacaaaaatacaaatacatatgctacaaaatgtaatttgataaaagtgttgctaattaaattttttatatataatagaagtattattagtagaattttgatatatttggagTATTATatctcaagaaaaattaaattcagTGATTATATTACTAACTAAAagagaattattagaagaaagtgagtatataatttttaaaacaaattttgttaaaaaaaataatttttctaaaaaatttaaggCCCCATTTAATTTTCACTTTAGGCCACTAATTTACACGAGCCGTCCCGTTCCGGATGAGGGCACACATGTCACAAGTGTATGGCTCAAAACACAATTATTAATTTTCATTAGCCCCACTTCAAATGTCTTTTTTAGAAAACGTTTTCTTTGCTTTCCTCGTGAACAACGTTAAATGAAAATCAATGGTTCGGAAAGTGTTTTGGGTTACATGCATGCATTGATTGTTACACCAAAACATAACAAAGTACGTGTGAATtcataaatattaattttgagtACAATTAATAAGCCGTTGATAGTGTTTAATTGTTGaccaaataatcaaataatatacttcctccgtttcattttactcgtcccaaattttctaattttatttctcattttacttatcattttttattaatcaagacaaaataatctttttttccctattttatccttaatattaattattctttctccatattaaaatttaaatatcatttaataggacTACTATGGTAaagtagtcatgttattaattatttttcttaattaatgtgcaATGTCAAATTGAAACGAGTAAAATAGGACGGaggggatatatatatatatatatatatatatatatatatataNNNNNNNNNNNNNNNNNNNNNNNNNNNNNNNNNNNNNNNNNNNNNNNNNNNNNNNNNNNNNNNNNNNNNNNNNNNNNNNNNNNNNNNNNNNNNNNNNNNNNNNNNNNNNNNNNNNNNNNNNNNNNNNNNNNNNNNNNNNNNNNNNNNNNNNNNNNNNNNNNNNNNNNNNNNNNNNNNNNNNNNNNNNNNNNNNNNNNNNNNNNNNNNNNNNNNNNNNNNNNNNNNNNNNNNNNNNNNNNNNNNNNNNNNNNNNNNNNNNNNNNNNNNNNNNNNNNNNNNNNNNNNNNNNNNNNNNNNNNNNNNNNNNNNNNNNNNNNNNNNNNNNNNNNNNNNNNNNNNNNNNNNNNNNNNNNNNNNNNNNNNNNNNNNNNNNNNNNNNNNNNNNNNNNNNNNNNNNNNNNNNNNNNNNNNNNNNNNNNNNNNNNNNNNNNNNNNNNNNNNNNNNNNNNNNNNNNNNNNNNNNNNNNNNNNNNNNNNNNNNNNNNNNNNNNNNNNNNNNNNNNNNNNNNNNNNNNNNNNNNNNNNNNNNNNNNNNNNNNNNNNNNNNNNNNNNNNNNNNNNNNNNNNNNNNNNNNNNNNNNNNNNNNNNNNNNNNNNNNNNNNNNNNNNNNNNNNNNNNNNNNNNNNNNNNNNNNNNNNNNNNNNNNNNNNNNNNNNNNNNNNNNNNNNNNNNNNNNNNNNNNNNNNNNNNNNNNNNNNNNNNNNNNNNNNNNNNNNNNNNNNNNNNNNNNNNNNNNNNNNNNNNNNNNNNNNNNNNNNNNNNNNNNNNNNNNNNNNNNNNNNNNNNNNNNNNNNNNNNNNNNNNNNNNNNNNNNNNNNNNNNNNNNNNNNNNNNNNNNNNNNNNNNNNNNNNNNNNNNNNNNNNNNNNNNNNNNNNNNNNNNNNNNNNNNNNNNNNNNNNNNNNNNNNNNNNNNNNNNNNNNNNNNNNNNNNNNNNNNNNNNNNNNNNNNNNNNNNNNNNNNNNNNNNNNNNNNNNNNNNNNNNNNNNNNNNNNNNNNNNNNNNNNNNNNNNNNNNNNNNNNNNNNNNNNNNNNNNNNNNNNNNNNNNNNNNNNNNNNNNNNNNNNNNNNNNNNNNNNNNNNNNNNNNNNNNNNNNNNNNNNNNNNNNNNNNNNNNNNNNNNNNNNNNNNNNNNNNNNNNNNNNNNNNNNNNNNNNNNNNNNNNNNNNNNNNNNNNNNNNNNNNNNNNNNNNNNNNNNNNNNNNNNNNNNNNNNNNNNNNNNNNNNNNNNNNNNNNNNNNNNNNNNNNNNNNNNNNNNNNNNNNNNNNNNNNNNNNNNNNNNNNNNNNNNNNNNNNNNNNNNNNNNNNNNNNNNNNNNNNNNNNNNNNNNNNNNNNNNNNNNNNNNNNNNNNNNNNNNNNNNNNNNNNNNNNNNNNNNNNNNNNNNNNNNNNNNNNNNNNNNNNNNNNNNNNNNNNNNNNNNNNNNNNNNNNNNNNNNNNNNNNNNNNNNNNNNNNNNNNNNNNNNNNNNNNNNNNNNNNNNNNNNNNNNNNNNNNNNNNNNNNNNNNNNNNNNNNNNNNNNNNNNNNNNNNNNNNNNNNNNNNNNNNNNNNNNNNNNNNNNNNNNNNNNNNNNNNNNNNNNNNNNNNNNNNNNNNNNNNNNNNNNNNNNNNNNNNNNNNNNNNNNNNNNNNNNNNNNNNNNNNNNNNNNNNNNNNNNNNNNNNNNNNNNNNNNNNNNNNNNNNNNNNNNNNNNNNNNNNNNNNNNNNNNNNNNNNNNNNNNNNNNNNNNNNNNNNNNNNNNNNNNNNNNNNNNNNNNNNNNNNNNNNNNNNNNNNNNNNNNNNNNNNNNNNNNNNNNNNNNNNNNNNNNNNNNNNNNNNNNNNNNNNNNNNNNNNNNNNNNNNNNNNNNNNNNNNNNNNNNNNNNNNNNNNNNNNNNNNNNNNNNNNNNNNNNNNNNNNNNNNNNNNNNNNNNNNNNNNNNNNNNNNNNNNNNNNNNNNNNNNNNNNNNNNNNNNNNNNNNNNNNNNNNNNNNNNNNNNNNNNNNNNNNNNNNNNNNNNNNNNNNNNNNNNNNNNNNNNNNNNNNNNNNNNNNNNNNNNNNNNNNNNNNNNNNNNNNNNNNNNNNNNNNNNNNNNNNNNNNNNNNNNNNNNNNNNNNNNNNNNNNNNNNNNNNNNNNNNNNNNNNNNNNNNNNNNNNNNNNNNNNNNNNNNNNNNNNNNNNNNNNNNNNNNNNNNNNNNNNNNNNNNNNNNNNNNNNNNNNNNNNNNNNNNNNNNNNNNNNNNNNNNNNNNNNNNNNNNNNNNNNNNNNNNNNNNNNNNNNNNNNNNNNNNNNNNNNNNNNNNNNNNNNNNNNNNNNNNNNNNNNNNNNNNNNNNNNNNNNNNNNNNNNNNNNNNNNNNNNNNNNNNNNNNNNNNNNNNNNNNNNNNNNNNNNNNNNNNNNNNNNNNNNNNNNNNNNNNNNNNNNNNNNNNNNNNNNNNNNNNNNNNNNNNNNNNNNNNNNNNNNNNNNNNNNNNNNNNNNNNNNNNNNNNNNNNNNNNNNNNNNNNNNNNNNNNNNNNNNNNNNNNNNNNNNNNNNNNNNNNNNNNNNNNNNNNNNNNNNNNNNNNNNNNNNNNNNNNNNNNNNNNNNNNNNNNNNNNNNNNNNNNNNNNNNNNNNNNNNNNNNNNNNNNNNNNNNNNNNNNNNNNNNNNNNNNNNNNNNNNNNNNNNNNNNNNNNNNNNNNNNNNNNNNNNNNNNNNNNNNNNNNNNNNNNNNNNNNNNNNNNNNNNNNNNNNNNNNNNNNNNNNNNNNNNNNNNNNNNNNNNNNNNNNNNNNNNNNNNNNNNNNNNNNNNNNNNNNNNNNNNNNNNNNNNNNNNNNNNNNNNNNNNNNNNNNNNNNNNNNNNNNNNNNNNNNNNNNNNNNNNNNNNNNNNNNNNNNNNNNNNNNNNNNNNNNNNNNNNNNNNNNNNNNNNNNNNNNNNNNNNNNNNNNNNNNNNNNNNNNNNNNNNNNNNNNNNNNNNNNNNNNNNNNNNNNNNNNNNNNNNNNNNNNNNNNNNNNNNNNNNNNNNNNNNNNNNNactaactccgaactactttATTACAAAAGGACTTTTTGGACTCATAGTAACAAGATCATGTAACACTCTCCCTCAAAGTTGAATGGTGTAAAATTATTAAGAATGAATCCAGCTTGACTTTCAAATACTCATGCTGGACTTTGGCTAGAACTTTTATTGCACTCATAGTCTCTCAGGAACATGGAAAACTAACTATGTGGTATTTATATGGAGTATTCAAATATTGTGTATGTTATTAcaattgttagagttgtgacccgaattttgttgattcgATCCAGAAAGTTTTGCGGTGCGATcaatgtttgtgattttcaataaggtctgtggtggtagcgtaggtattggacctttatgtttttgggcctagaaCTTATTTGTATGctcgtattatataagtgcaattagtggGTCGATTTTGATTATTCAGAAATTACCTcgctccacattgtactcctctcctttcatagtgaaacctcctctgcctCCGCACGTGGATTTTCCCGCGTTTCAACGTAAATCtgtgtttttgttttctttcagcttgtggtttgctttatttctgccCATTTTCTAGCAAGAATCTTTAATGACATTCTTTTTGTATCTAGGAAAAGTTTATGACAATAGTAAGATCATAaggtttaaatatatatatattttttttctctttaattccGTCTCCAATTAAATATTGTtacataaagataaaataaaatgatatttgATTTGCAGTATCATACATGATGGACAAGTAGTTTCTAACAGGATATGGATGAAATATTAAGCTTCATAATTTTGATTTAATCACTCCCAAAACATGTATTGATGGGGTAGAAAGACAAAAACAAAACTCTTACATCCGTGAAATTATGTCAACTTCTTCAACATTATTTAAAGTCATCTCGAATACAAccttttgaaaatttttcatggccattggAGGCAAACTTATAGCTACTAAAATACCCTTTTCTCCCTCTTCATTATTAAAAGGAATACCAATACTAATGAAAGAAGCTGAAGCCCCTCCAAAGATGGGCTTTCCCCATCCAAAatcatattcatcaaatccaacAGATCTATTATCTGAAACAATAAAATTCCAAGACTTTGACAACTCTGGTCTCCCTTTAATAATCATGAAGTCTATCACTGATTTAATGTATTCTTCAGTCAAATGATCTTTAAGTTTCTTGACTAGTTCAACTGCATATGATAGTGGATTTGAACATAACAATCTTGCTTTTGATACTGCAGCTGGAGTGATGAATGCATTTCCATAATATCCAGGTCGCAATTCATATTTAACTGATTTTCCACGTATGCTAACAAAATATGTCAGACGAACAATTTCTTGAGGGTGCAAGTTGAGAGCAATCGTACGACATTTCCATAAAAATGCCACTAACAACTCATATTTTGTACTTTTACAATTTGAAGAAACATGATTTTTAATAGCTTTCATCTCCTTATTTCCAAAGAAAAATGATCGTTGTATCAACTTGTCTTCCATAGATTCCCATGCAGTTCTTGATTCAGTTATCTCATCAAACTCATGGTGAGTACATGTAATGCATGGGGATGATCTTGCACTTAGAAGATCCCTTTGCCATACAGGTAGTATGGAAGGTGCAGAAGCTCCTTGAATTAATTCACTTAATGCATTTAGAAACATTTTGAATCCATAAGCATCCATCACAGTGTGGTTAACTCTGAATCCAACAACAAATCCACCACAACTAAAACGAGTTACCTATGCATAAAGATATATTAgtgtaaaaatttaatttttatatattaatcgCGTTAAAAGTAACTGTTTATAAAAAGAGTAGgattaataacttgaaaataaaataaatatgcaagCATGCTTTGGAAGTCTTTTTACACTATAACTATGCATATAAATAAGCTAAAGGATGAGATGATGCATATATGAATGCCCGTCAACTTTTTTTGAATTCTTAACCACACACTTAAACTTGACATGTTACCCccttatatatgtgtgtgtgtctaCATTTCACAACTTCAGTTTTCTTGTTTAAAAACAAAGTGCACATATaagtttttctctctctaaagATGTGAGTAGTTGTAGAAAGTTCAATCAAGGGGCCTCAATTAAATTCCCATTTGAAAATCTCGAGGGCTCAATTAAATCTCATTCATTTCTTCTTGTGTTGGTTCTCCTTACATCAAATAGTTTTGTTCTTGTggaaaaaaattgagttaattGTTGAAAATTCGAACTTCATTGGCTTTGTAAAATCTTGGAGGAATTTTGTCACTATTCCTCCAACATTTTTCAAAGTGAGAGACTTAAACTCCAGAAGAACAATGATTACACTATAAAAGTTAGTTCGTTCCTGGATCTTAGTTTTCTTACAAATAATGTTGTGGTAAATGGGGTTAAAGGTTTTATCTTAGGTCATAAATTGAAATCCTAGGTGTGTGACGCTGTTGCATTTTCTTGGGGATCTAAACCATATATGTGTAGGGGTTTGACTCTCACTTTTtcatttcctttttgtttttctgAGATTTTGGATTACAATCTAAAATTCAGGTTAATTCTATTTGACATTTTAGTCAAAGAAAGACGATCAATCAACCTCAATATCTCCCACTATAAAGTAAGTTTTGAAAGTAAGAAAGATAAAAGATTGTTTACCTGAACTGACAAAAGAGGTATTGGAGTTCCATTTATAGtgtcaaaaaaaatgaaatatgcaacCCGCCGCCCCTCGCCCACCCACGctcaaactaaaaaaagaaagaaaagaaaagtgtacATGATGACTATTTATAATAAAGATGTGGTGATGAAAAATTAGAACAGATAAAATTCTCAACACAAGCAGGATtaaagatataatatatatatttataaagttCATGCATTATGAAAATGATTTATAGCTCATACAAATatgtaaaacttattttaaattataaatttcaaaattatttttatatttaaaatttcatatttagttAAATATTACCACATAAATTAAAACCAAATAGGAGTAAATATGTGTAGCTCTAAACacacattattaaattaaaagttaaaacaaGTGTTATCCGAGGTTTGGCAGTACAATAAATGAGTTAGGGCCACCATTTTAATTCATGAAACGTGAGTTAGGGCCACCATTTTAATTCATGAAacgtttttctttctttttttgtggaCCAAAAGTTGTGGGATGGTTGTTAGTTATACGATAAgataagataagataagaaagTATAAGTGATCTTTGTAAGGGAAAATGTcacatttttctttctactattgaataaaaaaaaaagttaacacGTTATGGAGTAATATAAACAATTCCTCCTAAATAAAAATTCTTTCATGAATGTCTGAAAATAACTTGATTTCATAATCGTTAAATATAtgttaatgaaaatattttaatgtcTTAATTAACTTTGAGACAAAATCATGGTCGCTATTGAAAAAACTTTGGAGTAACATTTTTTTTTAGTTCCTTCAAAAAAGAATGTCTTCTTTCTATAATTAGACAGAATTTAACTTtcatattctcttttttttttttaataaaatgatttataatcacataaatatttaaaatttattttggacaAGAATTTCAGAAGTCTTCCTTCTCTTTTAAACTTTGTGTCTTTgtatcaaatcaaacaaaatcacaTAAACTAAGACGGAGGATGTATATCCTTATCTTCTGAGGTGGTCCTTAAATAAGTGGCAGTGGCCAGACGTGTCATATggctctcttgttttctctcttttaggcCAAGATTGAGTGTATTGTTGGAGAAACCTCAATTTAATATGAGTGGCTACAAATTAACACAGatggagaaacaataatgataattcaattgtTGCGACAAAGTAGACTCTGCATGATCAACTATAGTAATACAAATTATGGTAGAATTCCTCGGTGACTCTGACAACTTAAATCTAGCTTTTGCAAAGAAGTTTGGCGCAGGGTCACGACTATTGGGTTCAAAATTGTCATGCAGAAGCTAAGGATTTACAAATCATAAAGATGATAATTCAGACGATAAAGAAaacatattaaataaatatattattaatatggtttggtcaaacgaTCTACATATTAAATCGTGGTAGGTCTAATTTCTATTACATTGGATAGATTATTCGTAACTGCATGTTTACAATATAGGCATGGTGATTAGTTGGACCTTTGATtaattatcatttgtatttgattGACCTACTCCTTTCTTTAATTCACAGGCACACAGAAGTCAAATTCCAATTGTTGTGAAAGTTACtgaatgaatatattttattctaattcGATCTAAGAAGAAAAAATCACGCTCTATAGGATTTGAACCTACAACATCGAGTTTTGGAGACCCGTGTTCTACCGAACTGAACTAAGAACGCTTTCTTATCAGAATAGATAAGACTGTAAACAAAAGGATTCTTTTCATAACCCCAATACATTTTGTATGCGTATACTAGaatagaatgataaaaataaaaggttATGTTCAATTTGAAGCAATCTCAATTGATCCCTCGTTACTGCTCAAAGGAGCAGTAATAGGTAGGGATGACAAGATTTGAACCCGTGATATtttatacccaaaaaaaaatGCGCTACCAAGATGCACCACATCCCTTCAATTGTTCCACAGTGTAATTGTAGAGAATTCCTATCTTGTTTTCCACATGGTTATTTTCTCTATTGATATATACAAATTTTCTGTTCATTTCGTCTTTTTGATCTCACTTAACATACaatagtaaaggaaaaagactTATCTTATAGATTATATAGAAAATACttatattcaattatatacaataatatgcaaaataaatatataaatgcagaactgtcataaaaataaattagtattcTTGGAAAATTCTCGATAAGAAAGAAGGGGATGTTTTTTTTCtgtttaagaaaagaaaaatcttatTTCCCTAATCATTGTACATTTTAGTTTGAATTAGGAATTCTGTGTCCAACTCTAAGCAGCCCTTAACTACATTTGCATCTGATcatatatgtattatctattccaacaaataatataaaagaaggAGTTTTTTCAATGCTAGATCTAAAAACATCTCTCTCTGTGGCACCAGTACTAAGTACATTATGGTTTAGGGCTTTAGCCGGTCGATTGATAGAGATTAATCATTTTTTCATGGATGCGTTGACATTCCTTTTCTTTTCATTCTAGTTATTGTCATGGAAAGGAATGAAGAAAATTAAAGATCAATCAAATATCGGTGATGAATCCCTTTCCCCCTCTTTTCTCCTTTTCCCCTTTAGAATAAGAGAggaaagagaaagaataaaaaagtggATTAAATATTCGGGCTCAAGTTTGAATTAACTGAATATTAATCATAGAGGAATAGGGTAGAATAGAAAATAGGGGTCTAGGGCAAGAGTATTATACAAGATACTTAAATGATTACTTCAATTTGCAATAtactttagaaaattattgtattTTACTATGACTTTGCTTTactattactttattttcttgattttaatcttttacttttagaattgaatttcaagttagtaaattttattttatcctttctttgtTTCGAATCGAAAATAGAAGAGTTgaataaatcaaaaattcaaaggaGGTCCATGGCCAAGGGGAAAGATGTACGAGTAACGGTGATTTTGGAATGTACAAGTTATGTTCGAAACAGTGTTGATAAGATATCAAGAGGTATTTCCAGATATAGTACTCAAAAGAACCGGCACAATACTCCTAATCGATTAGAATTGAAAAAATTCTGTCCTTATTATTACAAACATATGAATTGgggagataaaaaaaatagagcaaaCCAAGTACCTGTGTTTTACCCTTTCAAGGAAGAGGAAAAATGACATTACATATAACATATTTAAATAGAACCTAAacaaatcctatttttcaaaaatcctattttattttgggtggATTTAAAATGAATTAGAATTAAGAAATAGGATTTTAGGGgtaagaaataaattaaacaaacaaaacatGGATAAATCCAAGCGACCTTTTCTTAAATTCAGGTGATCTTTTTGTAGGCATTTGCCCCCGATTCAATCAGGGGATcgaattgattatagaaatatgAGTTTAATCAGTCAATTTATTAGTGAACAAGGAAAAATATTATGAAGACGCGTGAATAGATTGACCTTGAAACAACAAAGATTAATTATTCTCGCTATAAAACAAGTTCGTATTTTATCTTTGTTACCTTTTCTCAATAATGAGAAACAATTTGAAAGAACCGAGTCGACCGCTAGAACTACTGATTTTAAAGCCTAAAATAAATAGGCTTACTTTTCCTTTACTTGAATCATAATTACTCAAACCTAGATTTGAGTGAATCTAGATTTGAGTATCGTTTCTTAAGAAACAAATGAATCggaaaaaaagaaatttgtttTTATTGAAATGAACGTGTTCATTCTTTTTGACTACTTTAGCATATTTTCTCATACTAATTTCTAACTCATCCGGTAGAATAAATCTTCATTTAATCTCCTGAGAAAATTTTAAAGACTCCGGGTTGATTttgttcaaaattatataaagacAATTCCTATTTGATATAGCTATTTGTGCAAGTATTTTATGGTTAAGAAGCAACTGTCTATTGTACAGATTGTGTAGTAGTTTACTATAACTACGGATAACCATTTGTTACCAATGGAAAATTTCTTATCATCTTAAATTCAGGTGATTGGATTTACACCAACGAAAACCATAAAATTCATACACAATAGAGGGATATGATAGAGTTTTTTTAATAATGAATGGAGTTCCATTTTTCATCATATCCCATTCACCGGTTCTGATCATTGATACTGTAAAagttgttttatttctttttttttcagctCATGATCTAAACGAGTCGCACATACACCCTAGTACATGTTCCTCGACGCTGAGGGCATCCCCGAAGAGTAGGGGATTTCGTGACATTTCTGATTGGTTGTCTTGTATTTCTAATAAGTTGTTTAATAGTTGGTATGTTGAATCGTATACATAaattatggtttggtttagaTTGATCCTAACCAAAGGATGATGAATTACTTTTATTTAATAGAATATTCAATTCGAAGATAAAATCACAAATCTG is a genomic window containing:
- the LOC107857374 gene encoding methanol O-anthraniloyltransferase; this translates as MDAYGFKMFLNALSELIQGASAPSILPVWQRDLLSARSSPCITCTHHEFDEITESRTAWESMEDKLIQRSFFFGNKEMKAIKNHVSSNCKSTKYELLVAFLWKCRTIALNLHPQEIVRLTYFVSIRGKSVKYELRPGYYGNAFITPAAVSKARLLCSNPLSYAVELVKKLKDHLTEEYIKSVIDFMIIKGRPELSKSWNFIVSDNRSVGFDEYDFGWGKPIFGGASASFISIGIPFNNEEGEKGILVAISLPPMAMKNFQKVVFEMTLNNVEEVDIISRM